GGGCCGCCGCGGCAGTGATACATGCCGGGAACCATGAACAAGCGCACCGCCTCCCCAAGCCTCGCGGCGCCGCCATGGGCGCGGGCCAACGCCGCAAAATAGTCGATGGTGGGGCCCGCGTTGGTGGAGGGATCGGCCCAGCCTTGGTAGAGGATCGCCTTGCCGCCCGCCTTGATGAACGGCGCGATCGCCAGCTTGTCCGCGCGCAGTTCGGGCATCGCGCGGTTGGCGGCATCGAGATCGGCGGTAGGGCGGAAGCCGTCCTCGTTCCAGTTGGGGTCGTTGTAGACGCCGTCCGCCCACATCGCGCGCAGCAGTGGAGAGGGCGGCCCCGGGCGGGTGCGGACTCCGGGTAGCAGGCCCCCGTCCATCGCCCTCCCCTGCTCGTCCCTCATCGGCGAGACGATCGTCTTCAGCATCGCCAGCCTGGGGGCGGTGAGACAGCGACCGGTCTGGCCGGGCTTGCACAGCAAGGTCTCGACGCGGAAGCGGCAGGCCATCGGGTTGGCGATGATGCCGTCGACCACCCCATCCGCCGCGTCGCAGGCCGCAGTCGCCTTCGCCTCGTAGAGCGACCAGTCGGCATCGGTCAGCCCGGCGTCCGGCATCTGCTTCTGCTGCAGCGAGAACCACATCATCCGCACCGACTGCAGCGGCATATAGGGCCCCGGCGCGCCGGCGATCACGCCGTCATAATCGCCCGGATAGTTCTGCATTTCCTTCAGCGCCTGCCGGCCGCCCCCCGAGCAACCGGTGAAATAGCTGCGGTCGACCGC
The window above is part of the Sphingomonas sanxanigenens DSM 19645 = NX02 genome. Proteins encoded here:
- a CDS encoding tannase/feruloyl esterase family alpha/beta hydrolase, with the translated sequence MAGLIAAALAGCAALTGTHAGDVKVTGATPIAPPPAWEAPNSRGPYRGLPVSVPFCRVEAVIEGNIGFELWLPANWNGRLLGAGVGGDAGVYNYIDMSQRVAEGFATVTTDSGHKASQARWMADPKARVDYEHRAVHLTTGAAKRLAAAFYGRAVDRSYFTGCSGGGRQALKEMQNYPGDYDGVIAGAPGPYMPLQSVRMMWFSLQQKQMPDAGLTDADWSLYEAKATAACDAADGVVDGIIANPMACRFRVETLLCKPGQTGRCLTAPRLAMLKTIVSPMRDEQGRAMDGGLLPGVRTRPGPPSPLLRAMWADGVYNDPNWNEDGFRPTADLDAANRAMPELRADKLAIAPFIKAGGKAILYQGWADPSTNAGPTIDYFAALARAHGGAARLGEAVRLFMVPGMYHCRGGPGPDAFGASGQPTWPNDPGRDMLWALIRWVERGQAPQQITAAKRIDGKDVLTRKLCPYPQAARYQGKGAAADAGSYRCTVDPDLEKAMARRSLVGS